Proteins from one Azospirillum ramasamyi genomic window:
- a CDS encoding sensor histidine kinase — protein MTAPLSQPFSIPGMLPDADAESAWIEVIRKMDETYANLVSQQVELERKNAELEEAQAFIASVLGSMTDVLIACDRDGRIEQTNPAAERALGCTGRELTGRLLRDFLDPGSHAAFARLCSAALQREGGSDVELSLHGPTGPFPVAVNSTVRYDQRGHAIGLVLVGRPIGELRRAYRDLAAAHEGLKQTQQQLVHSEKMASLGRLVAGVAHELNNPISFVYGNAHAMRRYVDRLTAYLDRVHEGAGAAELAGLRKELRIDRARADAAATLDGMLEGTERVRDIVAELRRFSSEQKHASERFDLTALLRSAVTWVAKAQMPDLTVVFDLPETLEIAGHPGHLHQVAMNLVQNAIDAMAGAAPKRLELHGRQEAGEVVVTIRDTGHGIPETILGRIFDPFFTTKPVGKGTGLGLSISYQLVRDHGGALAAANHPDGGALFTLTLPAAGHRQGAVR, from the coding sequence ATGACCGCCCCCCTGTCGCAGCCCTTTTCCATCCCCGGCATGCTGCCCGATGCCGACGCCGAGAGCGCCTGGATCGAGGTGATCCGGAAGATGGACGAGACTTACGCCAATCTGGTGTCGCAGCAGGTGGAGCTTGAGCGCAAGAATGCCGAGCTGGAGGAGGCGCAGGCCTTCATCGCCAGCGTCCTCGGCTCCATGACCGACGTGCTGATCGCCTGCGACCGCGACGGCCGGATCGAGCAGACCAACCCGGCCGCCGAGCGGGCGCTCGGCTGCACCGGGCGGGAGCTGACCGGCCGGCTGCTGCGCGATTTCCTCGACCCCGGCTCCCACGCCGCCTTCGCGCGGCTGTGCAGCGCCGCACTTCAGCGGGAGGGGGGCAGCGATGTGGAGCTGTCCCTGCACGGGCCGACCGGACCTTTCCCCGTCGCGGTCAACAGCACGGTGCGCTACGACCAGCGCGGCCATGCCATCGGGCTGGTCCTGGTCGGCCGGCCGATCGGGGAGTTGCGGCGCGCCTACCGCGACCTCGCCGCCGCCCATGAGGGGCTGAAGCAGACCCAGCAGCAGCTCGTCCATTCGGAAAAGATGGCCTCGCTCGGCCGGCTGGTCGCCGGCGTGGCGCATGAGCTGAACAACCCGATCTCCTTCGTCTACGGCAACGCCCATGCCATGCGCCGCTATGTCGACCGCCTGACCGCCTATCTCGACCGCGTGCATGAGGGGGCCGGCGCCGCAGAACTGGCGGGTCTGCGCAAGGAGTTGCGCATCGACCGCGCCCGCGCCGACGCGGCGGCGACGCTGGACGGCATGCTCGAGGGGACGGAGCGGGTGCGCGACATCGTGGCGGAGCTTCGCCGCTTCTCGTCGGAACAGAAGCATGCCTCCGAACGCTTTGATCTGACCGCACTTCTTCGCTCAGCCGTGACCTGGGTGGCGAAGGCGCAGATGCCCGACCTGACCGTCGTCTTCGACCTGCCGGAGACGCTGGAGATCGCCGGCCATCCCGGTCATCTGCATCAGGTCGCCATGAACCTCGTCCAGAACGCCATCGACGCCATGGCCGGCGCTGCGCCCAAACGGCTGGAACTGCATGGCCGGCAGGAGGCCGGGGAGGTCGTCGTCACCATCCGCGATACCGGCCACGGCATTCCCGAGACGATCCTGGGCCGTATCTTCGACCCCTTCTTCACCACCAAGCCGGTCGGCAAGGGCACCGGGCTCGGGCTGTCGATCAGCTACCAATTGGTTCGGGACCATGGCGGCGCGCTGGCCGCTGCCAACCATCCCGACGGCGGGGCGCTGTTTACCCTGACCCTGCCGGCGGCCGGGCACAGGCAAGGGGCGGTGCGATGA